Genomic DNA from Rhodothermales bacterium:
CAGCGCCTGGCCTTCGCACAGGAGGCGGACCATCCGGAAGTAGGCGTCGAGAACGGGTTTGAGTTCGATGCCCGGCACGCGGGCCAGCAGGTCATAGGAGAGCGCGACCATAAAATCGCCGCAGAGGATCGCCGTGGATTCGTCCCAGCGCGCATGGACGGTCGGCCGGCCCCGTCGGGTGGGCGCGTTGTCCATGATGTCGTCGTGCACGAGGGTGAAGTTGTGGAACACCTCGACGGCCAGCGCGGCCGGCAGGGCACGGTCGCGCTCCGCACCGAGCGCTTCAGCGGCCAGGAGGAGCAGGACGGGACGCACCCGTTTGCCCGGCGCCTGGAGGACGTACCGTACGGGTTCGTAGAGCGAAGCGGGTGTCGCTGGGAATTCGAGTGCGGCGAGCCCCGCTTCGATGCGCTCGCGGAGCGATTGGATGGTCTGTTCGGGCGTGAGGACAGCGTGGGGCGCCTGGGTCATACAAGCTCAACCGGTGGAGTGCCCGCGCCGTCAGTCTGCCTCCGCGGCCGATATGTCGGCCATGATGAGATCCACGATGGCTTCGTGAACGTCTTCCTGCGGCATCGTTCCGTCGATCCGGGCGTATTTGGGATGCCCAGAAAAATGGCTTTCTACCGGTTTTGTTTCGTCATGGTAGATTGCGAGGCGTTTCCGGATCGCTTCGGGGCGGTCGTCGGGCCGCTGGTAGATCAGCGAGGGGTCCACCGAGGGCGGCGGCGGCTTGAACTCGAGGTGGTAGTTTTCGCCCGTTTTCCGGTTGACGCGGCGCGCCGAGAGCCGCTCGACGATCACCTCGTCGGGCACGACCAGCGAGATGACCGCATCCAGCGGCGCGCGATGGGCATTCAAAAATTCCGAGAGCCACTCGGCCTGTTCGACGGTGCGCGGGTAGCCATCCAGGATAAACTGGTCGTATCCCTGCTCGGCGATGGCCTCCTCCGTGATCTTTTTCATGAGCTGGCCGGGCACGAGCCGCCCCTCGTTGATATAATCCTTGGCCACGGCCCCGACGGCCGTCTTATCCGCCACGGCGGCGCGCAACATGTTGCCCGTCGAGATATGCTTGAGCGAAAAACGCTCGATAAGCTTGGCGGCCTGTGTGCCTTTGCCGGCGCCCGGAGGCCCAAAAATCAGGATGCGCATGATCTATAAAAAATCCGTTAGGATGCGGACTGTCACTTACTTCCTGGAGCACCTGAAAGGTTTCATCAAGAAAGCATGGAGCGGGTCAATCATCCATGCAGACGGACGGTCTTTCATGCGCACGCCTTCCGGGTCAACCGCGACCGCGAGGCGGGCGAATAACGCTATCCCTCCCCAGTGCTGTCGTTCGCAGACGTGCCTTTGGCGGAAAGTCTTTCATCCAGGTAGTTCATAATGGACCGCTTGGCCATGTCAAATACAAGTCCTGAGGCAATACCAAATATCTTGCCCGCAAGTCCGCTACCTTTCGAAGTTGAGGCGCCGACCATCACGGGGGGTATCGACGTCTGGACCGCTTCACGTAAGAGCGAGGCCACTTCCGACTCCGTAGCCCCCGCATTTCGCGCAATATCCCCCAGTCGATCCAGGTAATTGCCATACCGCTCGACGCCGGCCGAACCGCCCCGGCGCTTGCCGAGCAACAGGCCCAGCCCGACTCCCGCGACGAGGCAGGCGGTAACACCTACCCACGGGTTTTTCTTTAGGTAATTGCGCACATCCTCGCCGGACCGCTGGACTTCCTCCTGGAGCGCATCGAGATGCATCGCGATGGCGTCTTCCGTCGCCTTCAACTGCGCTTCGATATCGCCTTGTTCAGTCTTCATGCCGTTCGAGTTCTGGGATGGTTCCGGGTTTCAGGCTCGGGGGCACACGCCGGCCTTCGACCGGGATGGAACGCCCGGCACGCTTGCGATGATTCACAGCGTACATCACGAAGGCGCCGAGGAAAAGGAGTCCGCTCACGATCATGAAGCCCCATGCGGGCCCAAGCCATGCGCCGATACCCAGCGCAAGCGCCACCAGGGCGAAGAGTACGCCGACCAGCGCGATCACGCCGGCCCCCACATCCAGGGCAACGCGTTTGCCCTTCGACTCGAGATCTTGCTGGACGCCGGTGATCGCATGCTGGATCTTCAGGTCGACCCACACCGTCAGCTCTTCCATCAGCCCGCGGGCGTGTCCAGTGAGACGCGTGAGTTTACCGTCCAGCCCGGTCGCCTCCGCCGGTTCGGCGGCACGCGGCTCGGTCCCATTGCGATCTGATTTATCGGTCACGTTCATACGGCCTTCGCCGGCAACCTGCCGGCGTTTAATCCGTGTAATTTTCGCTTCGCGTACAAACACGCACACGATAATCTACAAGCAATTGCTGGAATCACAATAGCATCCATTCCCCTACATGGCTGGATTCAACGCCCACCCCACTCCAAACCCCAACAGCCTCAAGTTCACGCGACACGCCGGCGTTTTTATCTCAGCCGGCATGGCCTCCTACGCTTCGGCCGCCGACGCCGCCGGCACACCCTGGGCGGAACAGCTCTTCGCGATTGGGGGCATAGCAAATGTTTTTGTCATGCCGCAGTTCCTGACCGTCACGAAAACGACCGATGCGGACTGGGACGATCTCTTCGAGCGAATCGAGGGCGTCCTGGCCGCCCATTTTGAGGAAGCCGGCGGCTGAGCCGCTGCGGGACACCTCCATGCCGGCCTCCCCGGCTATCCCGCCTCAACGCCCGGCTCGAACCAGAAAGTCGATGGTGTCGACCTGATCGGGGCGCCAGTCGAGCGCGGGGCGTTGCGCCTCGCCGAAATCGCTCAGCACGCAGGGCAGTTCGGGCAACAGGCCCAGCGTCCCGGGCGAAGCCGCCACCAGCTGGATCGCATCGACCTCCGCCTGCAGCCACGCCGTCACCTCCTCCATCGACTCGTATTCCGCCCAGCGGACATGGCCGGGCTCCTGCTCTTCCGGCGCTCCCTTGCTCAACAGAAACGAGAGGTCCTCCCCGTAGGCGTGCGGCACGCCCACCGCATGGAGCATGGCCTGGCGCATTTTGAGCGTCATCGGGGTCTTCGGGTGGGCCGGAAATACGCCGCGAAACGCGGCGAAAGCCTCGAGCAGCGCATCG
This window encodes:
- a CDS encoding adenylate kinase, producing MRILIFGPPGAGKGTQAAKLIERFSLKHISTGNMLRAAVADKTAVGAVAKDYINEGRLVPGQLMKKITEEAIAEQGYDQFILDGYPRTVEQAEWLSEFLNAHRAPLDAVISLVVPDEVIVERLSARRVNRKTGENYHLEFKPPPPSVDPSLIYQRPDDRPEAIRKRLAIYHDETKPVESHFSGHPKYARIDGTMPQEDVHEAIVDLIMADISAAEAD
- a CDS encoding phage holin family protein, with the protein product MFVREAKITRIKRRQVAGEGRMNVTDKSDRNGTEPRAAEPAEATGLDGKLTRLTGHARGLMEELTVWVDLKIQHAITGVQQDLESKGKRVALDVGAGVIALVGVLFALVALALGIGAWLGPAWGFMIVSGLLFLGAFVMYAVNHRKRAGRSIPVEGRRVPPSLKPGTIPELERHED
- a CDS encoding NifU N-terminal domain-containing protein: MAGFNAHPTPNPNSLKFTRHAGVFISAGMASYASAADAAGTPWAEQLFAIGGIANVFVMPQFLTVTKTTDADWDDLFERIEGVLAAHFEEAGG